A portion of the Capra hircus breed San Clemente chromosome 24, ASM170441v1, whole genome shotgun sequence genome contains these proteins:
- the C24H18orf32 gene encoding UPF0729 protein C18orf32 homolog — MVCIPCIVIPVLLWVYKKFLEPYIYPLISPFVSRMWPRKAIRETNDKNKGKVDYKDADINGLPTRGPTEMCDKKKD; from the exons ATGGTGTGCATTCCCTGCATCGTCATTCCAGTTCTGCTCTGGGTCTACAAAAAGTTCCTGGAGCCATATATATACCCTCTGATCTCCCCCTTTGTTAGCCGTATGTGGCCTCGGAAAGCTATACGAGAAACCAATGATAAAAACAAAGGCAAAGTAGACTATAAG GATGCAGACATAAATGGATTACCAACAAGAGGACCAACAGAAATGTGTGATAAAAAGAAAGACTAA